In the Streptomyces sp. WMMC940 genome, CGGGGAGCGCCGGAGCAGGAGCCCCAGATACACGGCCGTGGAGGCGGCGAGCCCGGTGGCGCCCAGGAGTTGGGCGACGATCCTGTACCCGTCGAGGGGAGGCAGTGGGAGGAGCATCGTGAACGCCTGGACGCTGCCCAGCAGGAGCAGGGCGCCGAGCGCCTGCCGGGTGGTGTGGTCGAGGGGGGCGAGCGCCCAGACGGCGAAGAACGGCAGGAGGAACAGCAGGTTCGCCGCGGCGCCCGCGCCTGCGGTGGCGATTCTGCCGCGCCGGCCGGGCAGATGGAGGAAGTCGTCCACGGTGCAGTACATGATGACCACCGGAAGGCGCCAGCGCAGCCCTATCTCGGACACGCGTCCGCCCTGATGGTGCGCGAGCACTCCGTGGGCGAGTTCGTGCAGCGCGGTGCTCAGCCACAACAGGGTGGCGACCGCGAGGAGGAGCGCCGGGGCGGTGAACAGGGCGGCGGCGCCGTCGAGCAGTTCACCGATGCGCAGCAGCAGGGTGGCCTCCATGAGGACGGTCAGTGCCAGCATCGGCAGCAGCGCGGCCGGTGAGAGCAGGTGCCGGGTGACGCGGTGCAGCCGGGCTGCGGTCGCGTTTGCGTCGGCGACGAGGCGGACGCTGCCGCGCAGCAGCCCGCGGCCGCTCCCGGCACGGGGCTCCGTGCCGGGAGCGGCCGCGGAGGCGGATCCGGCCGGTGAACCGGCGACGGGGGCGGGTCCGGTGCCGGGTGCGGGGTCGCCCGGC is a window encoding:
- a CDS encoding peptidase M50; translation: MTVPPVPARYRPALRPGVLLSEPLLHGPDLVHLIKNTGSGRSFKIGPREHFLISRMDGTRTVEEIGADYAGRFGRRLGDSHWRSLLSLLGTRELLAGRTGPADAPGDPAPGTGPAPVAGSPAGSASAAAPGTEPRAGSGRGLLRGSVRLVADANATAARLHRVTRHLLSPAALLPMLALTVLMEATLLLRIGELLDGAAALFTAPALLLAVATLLWLSTALHELAHGVLAHHQGGRVSEIGLRWRLPVVIMYCTVDDFLHLPGRRGRIATAGAGAAANLLFLLPFFAVWALAPLDHTTRQALGALLLLGSVQAFTMLLPLPPLDGYRIVAQLLGATGLAASTAVYLGLLLRRSPAAARYPRRARRAYAAYTATVALTLVLLAAAVSAVAHHYLTTAP